In Lathyrus oleraceus cultivar Zhongwan6 chromosome 2, CAAS_Psat_ZW6_1.0, whole genome shotgun sequence, the DNA window atatgcgtaaagtgaacgaccaatggaacttcaacccttggcaacaattcgcaagatcagagtgtcgcaagtggaagcaccgtcatgaccatgtcttaactgacgcagtcatgccaaatgaggtaaaaccaagtcgtacttatatggcttggtatagatcagttggatttcaattcatcgccgatgatatgtacctctacgacccacgccagacaacttacacacaagaagcctcaacatctaacccccaacaacattctcagcccaattactcacaaccacctacccgacaaactttccgttccacaaacacacaaacatacaaccaaaacatgccattcacccaaccccaaaaccaagaacatcccccataccaccaccaacaaatggaccatcaaccttcgaccgaacatcgcttcgcacccacaccatcaccctaccaaagtcgccttacccaaaacactaaccgccccatcacctaccgtagccaagaaccccaaacatcacaataccaaaacatcccacaaccatatctcttccaaacaccccaacaacctttccaacctttcctagacccatcattgtcacccatgtcccccttcaaccgtcctggtcgcccatccatgagtcaaccacaccccaacttctctggcatgggtcatgagctcagctacgccggtacaccatcattgaatactgaagactatgctgagttggctgaatacctcaacggatcttctcctgtaggcggtaatgacgctcctggaccatcagatgaacaaacaccggttcagaatcgtcaacgtgggttagggccaagggttaggatagctaggggatgtgggaccggaggtcggttaggtgatcccggtcatcaccattaggattcattgtgtaaaatccaaattttattaatatcaattcgtattatgtcaaatttatctttgtgtattCTCCAAACATTAAGtttctttcataattctaaaataaacacatatcataaaacaaaaatttataggtcaaaaaccctaattcaaggacttgttattgttatgttgaagggcttgaagttggtcccttttggcaaagttcacatacacttgttttgacagaaaccctaattttgggtcaagttcgcagggacataactcactcatttttaattattttgaggtgggaccaagtgcattggaaaatttaatatgtctacttcaaatgttatgttggacaaaaattcatattcctaaaagaaacacatgcaataatacaaaacattatgacTCAGATAACAGTTATAATGTCAAAGAGTacaagttcaggtgcccatacctttctcataaaagctgcaaatgatgcaaacctttagtccaaattcattatcttgaaaagatatacaacttttatgttgaaggttttgtcatttgaggcttttatcattcatactaaagggcttgaagttggtcccttttggcaaagttcacatacacttgttttgacagaaaccctaattttgggtcaagttcgcagggacataactcactcatttttaattattttgaggtgggaccaagtgcattggaaaatttaagatgtctacttcaaatgttatgttggacaaaaattcatattcctaaaagaaacacatgcaataatacaaaacattataggtcagataacagttgaaaaactcagaagtccaacttcaactgcccataactttctcaaaaaaaatccaaatgttgcaaaatttatatccaaattcattgttttgaaaagatctacaactttcatgttggaagttttttcatttgaggcttttttaagggaggcgccaattg includes these proteins:
- the LOC127121137 gene encoding altered inheritance of mitochondria protein 3-like, whose protein sequence is MNYSRCPRHCITQYRNLLDHLRPADFIWRPYLNMDHEHQINPEDAAVWTTCTPIIRFTTVELHNTDRVKLQFGMVQNIPDPPASLGEWHMRKVNDQWNFNPWQQFARSECRKWKHRHDHVLTDAVMPNEVKPSRTYMAWYRSVGFQFIADDMYLYDPRQTTYTQEASTSNPQQHSQPNYSQPPTRQTFRSTNTQTYNQNMPFTQPQNQEHPPYHHQQMDHQPSTEHRFAPTPSPYQSRLTQNTNRPITYRSQEPQTSQYQNIPQPYLFQTPQQPFQPFLDPSLSPMSPFNRPGRPSMSQPHPNFSGMGHELSYAGTPSLNTEDYAELAEYLNGSSPVGGNDAPGPSDEQTPVQNRQRGLGPRVRIARGCGTGGRLGDPGHHH